One window of Mediterraneibacter butyricigenes genomic DNA carries:
- the leuB gene encoding 3-isopropylmalate dehydrogenase — MSLKIGVIKGDGIGPEIVTEAMKVLDKTGEVFGFSCDYEQLLLGGASIDVHGVPLTDETIEKAKQCEAVLMGSIGGDAKTSPWYQLEPSKRPEAGLLAIRKALNLFANLRPAVLYEELKGACPLKEEITEGGFDLMIMRELTGGLYFGQRKTVEVDGVVTAIDELTYNENEIRRIAKRGFDIARKRRKKVTSVDKANVLDSSRLWRKVVEEVARDYPDVTLEHMLVDNCAMQLVRDPKQFDVVLTENMFGDILSDEASMVTGSIGMLASASLNETKFGLYEPSGGSAPDIAGKNIANPIATILSAAMMLRFSFDRDAEADAIEQAVTQVLKDGYRTGDIMSEGKQQVSTSEMGDLICERISK, encoded by the coding sequence ATGAGTTTGAAAATTGGTGTGATCAAGGGAGATGGAATCGGACCTGAGATCGTGACGGAGGCAATGAAAGTCCTTGATAAAACAGGAGAAGTGTTTGGATTTTCCTGTGATTATGAACAGCTTCTTCTGGGGGGAGCATCCATTGATGTGCATGGAGTTCCTCTGACGGATGAAACCATCGAAAAAGCGAAACAGTGCGAGGCAGTTCTCATGGGATCGATCGGCGGAGATGCAAAGACTTCCCCGTGGTATCAGTTAGAGCCTTCCAAACGCCCGGAGGCAGGACTTCTTGCAATCCGTAAGGCATTAAATCTTTTTGCCAACTTAAGACCGGCAGTATTATATGAAGAACTGAAAGGTGCATGCCCGCTGAAAGAAGAGATCACAGAAGGCGGATTTGACCTGATGATTATGAGAGAGCTGACAGGCGGTCTTTATTTCGGACAGAGAAAGACTGTGGAAGTAGACGGAGTCGTAACAGCTATTGATGAGCTGACTTATAATGAAAACGAGATCCGCCGGATTGCAAAACGCGGATTTGATATTGCAAGAAAACGTCGCAAAAAGGTGACGAGTGTCGATAAAGCCAATGTTCTGGATTCTTCCAGACTCTGGAGAAAAGTAGTGGAGGAAGTCGCAAGGGATTATCCGGATGTGACACTGGAACATATGCTGGTAGATAACTGCGCCATGCAGTTAGTCAGAGATCCGAAACAGTTTGATGTGGTCCTGACAGAGAATATGTTTGGGGATATTCTTTCCGATGAGGCAAGTATGGTAACCGGTTCCATCGGTATGCTGGCATCTGCAAGTCTGAATGAGACAAAATTCGGTCTGTATGAGCCGAGCGGCGGTTCCGCACCGGATATCGCAGGAAAAAATATTGCAAATCCGATCGCAACCATCCTTTCCGCAGCAATGATGCTTCGATTCTCCTTTGACAGAGATGCAGAAGCAGATGCAATCGAGCAGGCAGTGACACAGGTATTGAAAGACGGATACCGTACCGGAGATATTATGTCAGAAGGAAAACAGCAGGTTTCAACTTCCGAGATGGGAGATCTGATCTGCGAGAGAATTTCTAAATAA
- the yajC gene encoding preprotein translocase subunit YajC, giving the protein MLGMLGAAADNAVIIIVYVVLIGGLYFFMLRPQKKEQKRVQSMLSEMAIGDTVLTTSGFYGVIIDITDEDVIVEFGSNKNCRIPMQKAAIAQIEKPNAE; this is encoded by the coding sequence ATGTTAGGTATGTTAGGTGCTGCTGCGGATAACGCAGTGATCATCATCGTCTATGTGGTACTGATCGGTGGATTATATTTCTTCATGCTCCGTCCGCAGAAGAAGGAACAGAAGAGAGTGCAGTCTATGTTATCAGAAATGGCAATCGGAGATACCGTATTGACGACAAGCGGATTCTATGGTGTGATCATTGATATTACAGATGAAGATGTCATCGTAGAATTTGGAAGCAATAAGAATTGTCGTATCCCGATGCAGAAAGCTGCAATTGCACAGATTGAGAAACCCAATGCTGAGTAA
- the tgt gene encoding tRNA guanosine(34) transglycosylase Tgt produces the protein MAYQLIKKEGRAKRGRLETVHGVIETPVFMNVGTTAAIKGAVSTDDLRQIKTQVELSNTYHLHVRPGDKIVKQLGGLHKFMNWDKPILTDSGGFQVFSLAGLRKIREEGVTFQSHIDGHRIFMGPEESMQIQSNLGSTIAMAFDECPSSVAERSYIQNSVDRTVRWLERCKKEMNRLNQLEDTINPHQMLFGINQGGIYADIRIEHAKRITELDLDGYAVGGLAVGETHEEMYHILDEVVPYLPENKPTYLMGVGTPVNILEAVDRGVDFFDCVYPSRNGRHGHVYTNHGKLNLFNAKYELDDRPIEEGCQCPACRSYSRAYIRHLLKAKEMLGMRLCVLHNLYFYNTMMEEIRDALDQGCFQEYKKEKISKMS, from the coding sequence ATGGCATATCAGTTAATAAAAAAAGAAGGCCGCGCCAAGCGGGGACGGCTTGAAACAGTACATGGGGTCATTGAGACCCCTGTATTCATGAATGTGGGAACCACGGCCGCGATCAAGGGTGCGGTTTCTACCGATGATTTAAGACAGATCAAGACGCAGGTGGAACTTTCCAACACCTATCATCTGCATGTCAGACCGGGAGACAAGATTGTAAAACAGTTGGGCGGTCTTCACAAATTTATGAATTGGGACAAACCGATCCTGACTGATTCGGGTGGATTTCAGGTGTTTTCTCTGGCAGGACTTCGCAAGATCAGAGAAGAGGGCGTAACTTTCCAGTCTCATATAGACGGACATCGAATCTTCATGGGTCCGGAAGAGAGCATGCAGATTCAGTCGAATCTTGGCTCTACGATCGCTATGGCGTTCGATGAGTGTCCATCCAGTGTGGCGGAACGTTCCTACATTCAGAATTCTGTGGATCGGACCGTGAGGTGGCTGGAACGTTGTAAAAAAGAAATGAATCGTCTGAATCAGTTGGAAGATACCATCAATCCGCATCAGATGCTGTTTGGAATCAATCAGGGCGGAATTTATGCCGATATCCGGATCGAGCATGCTAAGCGAATCACGGAACTGGATCTGGACGGTTATGCGGTAGGCGGACTTGCAGTAGGCGAGACACACGAAGAGATGTATCACATTCTGGATGAAGTTGTTCCTTATCTTCCGGAGAATAAACCGACCTATCTAATGGGAGTTGGAACTCCGGTAAATATTCTGGAAGCAGTGGATCGTGGTGTGGATTTCTTCGACTGTGTTTATCCGAGCCGCAACGGAAGACACGGACATGTCTATACCAACCACGGCAAACTGAATCTGTTTAATGCCAAATATGAACTGGACGACCGTCCGATCGAGGAAGGGTGCCAGTGTCCGGCATGCCGAAGTTACAGCAGAGCCTATATCCGACATTTGCTGAAAGCAAAAGAGATGCTGGGAATGCGTTTATGTGTGCTTCATAATCTGTATTTCTATAATACGATGATGGAAGAAATACGAGATGCCCTGGATCAGGGATGTTTTCAGGAATATAAGAAAGAAAAAATCAGCAAAATGTCTTGA
- a CDS encoding L,D-transpeptidase family protein: MSDQEKKTTEKEQQGKERTGHAKSTQKKRRPNPEHPSTVEHKKKKTTGTAQKEPARKKRTADHETGKAVGEEHKKTHPSGGKKHKAPVEISEPVKWDLDDSGISVSDDLGEERTELKTKKKGKALKKVGIVLGCVVGVIALIYLGGCAFFSSHFYYGTEINEMPFSMKSVSAVENSIKSQVKGYALTVEEKDGVKETISGSDISLTYKKNDSIEKALKSQNAFLWPQAFFKPSSADIKVDVSYDKDALNEKIQQLKCISEVEQTEPQSAYPKFDGNEFVVEPEVLGNKVDQDVLNQKIHDAIAGFQSTLNMEEEKCYALPKYTSESKEVQAACDTMNEYCKASITYTMGSTNEVVDKALISTWLTYDENMNVTFNTDAVTQYMKDFGQKYDTIGKKKSITAPNGKTAEVSGGTYGWSIDEATEAQNLINSIQTGEVVSREPAYAQTAASHDGAEWGNTYIEVDLTAQHMWVVSGGAVSFETDVVTGLPTPERQTPQGVYSILEKKRNKTLRGEKKPDGTYTYETPVSYWLRVTWTGVGFHDATWQPYFGGTRYQTNGSHGCINMAYSDVATLYDLVEVGTPVIMHY; the protein is encoded by the coding sequence ATGAGTGATCAGGAGAAAAAAACGACTGAAAAGGAGCAGCAGGGAAAGGAGAGGACCGGACATGCAAAATCAACACAGAAGAAACGCAGACCAAATCCGGAACATCCATCTACCGTTGAACATAAAAAGAAAAAAACAACCGGCACTGCGCAAAAAGAGCCAGCTCGCAAAAAGCGCACGGCAGATCATGAAACTGGAAAAGCAGTGGGAGAAGAGCACAAGAAGACTCATCCGTCAGGCGGAAAAAAGCACAAAGCACCAGTTGAAATTTCTGAGCCGGTTAAGTGGGATCTGGATGATTCTGGGATATCTGTGTCTGACGATCTGGGAGAAGAGAGAACGGAACTAAAGACAAAGAAAAAGGGCAAAGCCTTGAAAAAAGTTGGAATCGTACTGGGATGTGTGGTCGGAGTGATCGCACTGATTTATCTGGGAGGATGTGCATTCTTCTCCAGCCATTTTTACTATGGAACGGAGATCAATGAGATGCCGTTTTCCATGAAATCCGTATCAGCAGTGGAAAACAGTATCAAAAGTCAGGTGAAAGGATACGCTCTGACGGTAGAAGAGAAGGACGGAGTCAAAGAGACGATTTCCGGCAGCGACATTTCCCTCACATATAAGAAGAATGACAGTATCGAGAAAGCGCTGAAGAGTCAGAATGCATTTCTCTGGCCGCAGGCCTTTTTTAAACCGTCCAGTGCAGATATCAAGGTAGATGTATCTTATGACAAGGATGCATTGAACGAGAAGATTCAGCAACTGAAATGTATCAGTGAGGTAGAACAGACAGAACCACAGTCTGCTTATCCGAAATTTGACGGCAACGAATTTGTGGTAGAGCCGGAAGTGCTGGGCAATAAGGTGGATCAGGATGTCCTGAACCAGAAGATTCATGATGCGATTGCAGGATTTCAGTCTACCTTAAATATGGAAGAAGAGAAATGTTATGCATTGCCGAAATATACGTCAGAATCAAAAGAAGTACAGGCGGCTTGCGATACCATGAACGAGTATTGCAAGGCAAGTATTACATATACCATGGGATCGACCAACGAAGTGGTAGATAAGGCGTTGATTTCCACCTGGCTGACCTATGATGAGAATATGAATGTGACCTTTAATACCGATGCGGTGACCCAGTATATGAAGGACTTCGGTCAGAAATATGACACCATCGGCAAGAAAAAGTCTATCACGGCACCGAACGGGAAGACGGCAGAAGTCAGTGGCGGTACTTACGGATGGTCAATTGATGAGGCAACGGAAGCCCAGAATCTGATCAACAGCATCCAGACAGGCGAAGTAGTCAGCAGAGAACCGGCTTATGCACAGACTGCAGCCAGTCATGACGGTGCAGAGTGGGGCAATACTTATATTGAAGTGGATTTAACAGCCCAACATATGTGGGTAGTATCCGGTGGAGCGGTTTCCTTTGAAACCGATGTGGTAACTGGACTTCCGACACCAGAGCGACAGACTCCTCAGGGGGTATACAGTATTCTGGAAAAGAAACGGAACAAGACCTTGCGTGGCGAGAAAAAACCAGACGGAACCTATACCTATGAGACACCGGTCAGCTACTGGCTTCGTGTGACCTGGACAGGAGTTGGGTTCCACGATGCAACCTGGCAGCCATATTTCGGAGGAACAAGATATCAGACCAATGGCTCCCACGGATGTATCAATATGGCATACAGCGATGTGGCAACGCTCTATGATCTGGTGGAAGTAGGTACACCGGTCATCATGCATTATTAA